The Thermus brockianus genome window below encodes:
- the sufD gene encoding Fe-S cluster assembly protein SufD, whose protein sequence is MQVLDKTQVEAISQALGEPAWLLERRLKALEAFAHLPYPNKKDENWRYTDLSEAPLEQEVEAPKGQTLSRDALPELVKRRLEKTDVSGFLVFVGPDLVYAEVPEELKAKGLVFTSLAEALKTHPAKVEGALFQGVYTEDKFAAQNSAFFTHGAFLYVPAGLEVEKPLGVFKVLLEGGKASAGRSLLVLEDNAKAAYIEEYLSPDLPATLHLSATEMVLRPGARLRHAHIQTFGEGLWHFHRQRALLERDAGLNDLVVNLGGAYARSEVASELLGPGAESEMLGLYFGHGRQHFDHYTLQHHVEHHTRSDLLYKGAVKDEARAVFSGLIKLERGAQKTDAYQANRNLILSPTARVDSIPQLEIGANDVRCTHGSTTAPVDEMQLFYLQSRGLPRTLAQELLVKAHLADVLTRIPLKALRAHLEAVIEEKVRL, encoded by the coding sequence ATGCAGGTACTGGACAAGACGCAGGTGGAGGCCATCTCTCAGGCGCTAGGCGAACCCGCCTGGCTCTTGGAGAGGCGGCTAAAGGCCCTCGAGGCCTTCGCCCACCTCCCCTACCCCAACAAGAAGGACGAGAACTGGCGCTACACCGACCTTTCCGAGGCCCCCTTGGAGCAGGAAGTGGAGGCGCCCAAGGGCCAAACGCTTTCCCGGGATGCGCTTCCTGAGCTGGTGAAGCGCCGCTTGGAGAAGACGGACGTCTCCGGCTTTTTGGTCTTCGTGGGGCCCGACCTGGTCTACGCCGAGGTGCCCGAGGAGCTAAAGGCCAAGGGGCTCGTCTTCACCTCCTTGGCCGAGGCCCTGAAGACCCACCCCGCCAAAGTGGAGGGCGCCCTCTTCCAAGGGGTCTACACCGAGGACAAGTTCGCCGCCCAAAACAGCGCCTTCTTCACCCACGGGGCCTTCCTCTACGTGCCGGCAGGCCTCGAGGTGGAAAAGCCCTTGGGGGTCTTCAAGGTGCTCTTGGAAGGGGGCAAGGCCTCCGCCGGGCGGAGCCTCCTCGTCCTGGAGGACAACGCCAAGGCCGCCTACATTGAGGAGTACCTCTCCCCCGACCTCCCCGCCACCCTGCACCTTTCCGCCACGGAGATGGTCCTCCGCCCCGGGGCCCGGCTCCGCCACGCCCACATCCAGACCTTCGGGGAAGGCCTCTGGCACTTCCACCGCCAGCGGGCCCTCCTGGAGCGGGATGCCGGGCTTAACGACCTGGTGGTGAACCTGGGGGGCGCTTACGCCCGGAGCGAGGTGGCTTCCGAACTCCTAGGCCCCGGCGCCGAAAGCGAGATGCTCGGCCTCTACTTCGGCCACGGGCGGCAGCACTTTGACCACTACACCCTGCAGCACCACGTGGAGCACCACACCCGAAGCGACCTCCTCTACAAGGGGGCGGTGAAGGACGAGGCCCGGGCGGTCTTCTCCGGCCTCATCAAGCTAGAACGGGGGGCGCAGAAGACGGACGCCTACCAGGCCAACCGCAACCTCATCCTTTCCCCCACGGCCCGGGTGGACTCCATTCCCCAGCTGGAAATCGGGGCCAACGACGTGCGGTGCACCCACGGGAGCACCACCGCCCCCGTGGACGAGATGCAGCTTTTCTACCTCCAGTCCCGGGGCCTGCCCCGCACCCTGGCCCAGGAGCTTTTGGTGAAGGCCCACCTGGCGGACGTCCTCACCCGCATCCCCTTGAAGGCCCTTCGGGCCCACCTCGAGGCGGTGATTGAGGAGAAGGTAAGGCTCTAA
- the sufB gene encoding Fe-S cluster assembly protein SufB, giving the protein MSEVDLKTLGEEYKYHFIDEVKPVYVAERGLSRRVIEAISYHKGEPEWMLKFRLRALEIFQKKPMPTWGPDLSGLDLDNLVYYVKPAEVRDAKSWEEIPEEIRRTYERLGIPEAERKVLAGVGAQYDSEMVYHRVREELERQGVIFVAIEEGMKKYEDLFKEYFAKVVPPEDNKFAALNSAAWSGGSFVYVPPGVKVELPLQAYFRVNTPEFGQFERTLIIVDEGAEVHYIEGCTAPMYSTESLHTGVIEIVVKRGARSRYTTIQNWSTNMYNLVTQRALVYGDAFHEWLDGNLGSKVTMKYPSSYLLEPGARTEILSIAFAKTGQHQDTGAKILLGAPHTSGTIVSKSISKGEGRASYRGLVKVLEGAKHAKANVECDALLIDPESRTDTYPYIEIEEDSAHVGHEATVSKINDEQIFYLQTRGLKEDEAAALIVRGFIEPIAKELPLEYAVELNRLIELEMEGSVG; this is encoded by the coding sequence ATGAGCGAGGTTGACCTTAAAACCCTGGGCGAAGAGTACAAGTACCACTTCATTGACGAGGTAAAGCCGGTCTACGTGGCCGAGCGGGGGCTCAGCCGCCGGGTCATTGAGGCCATCAGCTACCACAAGGGCGAGCCCGAGTGGATGCTTAAGTTCCGCCTGCGGGCTCTGGAGATCTTCCAGAAGAAGCCCATGCCCACCTGGGGCCCGGACCTTTCCGGCCTGGACTTGGACAACCTCGTCTACTATGTGAAGCCCGCTGAGGTGCGGGACGCAAAGAGCTGGGAGGAAATCCCGGAGGAGATCCGCAGGACCTACGAGCGCCTGGGCATTCCCGAGGCGGAGCGGAAGGTCCTGGCCGGGGTGGGGGCCCAGTACGACTCGGAGATGGTCTACCACCGGGTGCGGGAGGAGCTGGAGCGGCAGGGGGTCATCTTCGTGGCCATTGAGGAGGGGATGAAGAAGTACGAGGACCTCTTCAAGGAGTACTTCGCCAAGGTGGTCCCCCCCGAGGACAACAAGTTCGCCGCCCTGAACTCCGCCGCCTGGTCCGGGGGCTCCTTCGTCTACGTGCCCCCGGGGGTCAAGGTGGAGCTCCCCTTGCAAGCCTACTTCCGGGTGAACACCCCCGAGTTCGGCCAGTTTGAGCGCACCCTCATCATCGTGGACGAGGGGGCGGAGGTGCACTACATTGAGGGCTGCACCGCCCCCATGTACTCCACGGAAAGCCTCCACACCGGGGTCATTGAGATCGTGGTGAAGCGGGGGGCCCGGAGCCGCTACACCACCATCCAGAACTGGTCCACCAACATGTACAACCTGGTGACCCAGCGGGCCCTGGTCTACGGGGATGCCTTCCACGAGTGGCTGGACGGCAACCTGGGCTCCAAGGTCACCATGAAGTACCCCTCCAGCTACCTCCTGGAGCCGGGCGCCCGCACGGAGATCCTCTCCATCGCCTTCGCCAAGACGGGGCAGCACCAGGACACCGGGGCCAAAATCCTCCTGGGCGCCCCCCACACCTCGGGCACCATCGTCTCCAAGAGCATCTCCAAGGGCGAGGGCCGGGCGAGCTACCGGGGCCTCGTGAAGGTGCTGGAAGGGGCCAAGCACGCCAAGGCCAACGTGGAGTGCGACGCCCTCCTCATTGACCCGGAAAGCCGCACGGACACCTACCCCTACATTGAGATTGAGGAGGACTCCGCCCACGTGGGCCACGAGGCCACGGTGTCCAAGATCAACGACGAGCAGATCTTCTACCTGCAGACCCGCGGCCTCAAGGAGGACGAGGCGGCGGCCCTCATCGTGCGGGGCTTCATTGAGCCCATCGCTAAGGAGCTTCCCTTGGAGTACGCCGTGGAGCTCAACCGGCTCATTGAGCTGGAGATGGAGGGCTCCGTCGGCTAA
- the sufC gene encoding Fe-S cluster assembly ATPase SufC has translation MNHLEIRDLWASVNGETILKGVNLVVPKGEVHALMGPNGAGKSTLGKILAGDPEYTVEKGDILLDGESILEFSPDERARKGLFLAFQYPVEVPGVTIANFLRLALQARLGREVGVAEFWTKVKKALELLDWDESYLSRYLNEGFSGGEKKRNEILQLLVLEPTYAVLDETDSGLDIDALKVVARGVNAMRGPNFGALVITHYQRLLNYIVPDRVHVMMDGRVVAEGGPELALELEAKGYEWLRERVKEGA, from the coding sequence ATGAACCATCTGGAAATCCGCGACCTCTGGGCTTCCGTTAACGGCGAGACCATCCTCAAAGGCGTGAACCTGGTGGTCCCCAAAGGGGAGGTGCACGCCCTCATGGGCCCCAACGGGGCGGGCAAGAGCACCCTGGGCAAGATCCTGGCCGGGGACCCCGAGTACACCGTGGAGAAGGGGGATATCCTCCTGGACGGGGAGAGCATCCTGGAGTTTTCCCCCGATGAAAGGGCCCGCAAGGGGCTTTTCCTGGCCTTCCAGTACCCCGTGGAGGTGCCTGGGGTCACCATCGCCAACTTCCTGCGCCTCGCCCTCCAGGCCAGGCTCGGCCGGGAGGTGGGGGTGGCGGAGTTCTGGACCAAGGTGAAGAAGGCCCTGGAGCTTCTGGACTGGGACGAAAGCTACCTCTCCCGCTACCTCAACGAGGGCTTCTCGGGCGGGGAGAAGAAGCGGAACGAGATCCTGCAGCTTCTGGTCCTGGAACCCACCTACGCCGTCTTGGACGAGACCGACTCCGGGCTGGACATAGACGCCCTCAAGGTGGTGGCCCGGGGCGTGAACGCCATGCGGGGGCCCAACTTCGGGGCCCTGGTCATCACCCACTACCAGCGCCTCCTCAACTACATCGTCCCCGACCGGGTCCACGTGATGATGGACGGCCGGGTGGTGGCGGAAGGCGGCCCCGAGCTGGCCCTTGAGCTGGAGGCCAAGGGCTACGAGTGGCTGCGGGAGCGGGTAAAGGAGGGCGCATGA